The nucleotide window TTAGCAATCTGGGTTGTAAAGTGGTTAAGTAGCTTAATCATTAGCTTCTACGTTTAGAGTATATTTATAAACCTCGTTATAACATTCGTTACAAAGGTCGTTATAAGATGCATTATAAGCTACAATATAAGCTTTAGTGTCTTTAATATCCTTTAGTTCAATaatataggcgtagtattatacGAATAAAGTGGCGTGCCacttagcctcgttagccaAAGCGGCGGGGCACTTAAACCAAGCAAGAGCTTTAGAGGAGTGCAAGATAAATATACTGCAAGAGTGTGAGATGCAGGCAAGTGCTTACCTAAATACAGAAGTGTAGTAGCCtgtgcgtaaggtggcctatgCACTGTTGCAGAGCCTATTGCTGTTGTGGTgcctagtgggcccagtAAGCCTACACTTACGCAGTTAGCCACAGATAGCTATAGGTGACCTACAACTGCGCGTAACACTTAGAGCTTCTAATGATCatagtcctaagctatatcGTAGGCGTCAACGCTCTCCGAAGTAGGCTAAAGGTGTCACacacaactgtggcaagggcacctatgactGTACCGTGGCTAGGGGTGATGAGCGTCCCCTTAAAAAAGAAACCTCGCCTACAACCCCTTTGTAGAACAGTAGactacatcaatatacttttgtgatatatactagtgtttaggagtgctGCCTCattagctgacgaggctaagaagcattgatctttctcatccttatacgtttaccgctagatagtcaCTGAATGCTATTAGCGTGTAACAAATGACACTTCTCCTGATCTTTGAAGTAGTCTATAAGTTCgtaatatatagccttattaaCGAACTAGCTATGCTAGAGCATTTAGTTATTAGAGCTCGCTAGGATAATATAAACTTTTACGTTAGCCtttaaagatataatagctatTCTAGCAGTCATTTTTAAGAGGTATTGCTAAGAGATTTTATTAATCGttgtatatagagctatatagtgCTAACGAGTTTTCAAGATAAATGAGACTCTGAATTGACAAAGCCACTACGTAGGATGAAGACAATAAGGCTATTACGAAGTGCCTAATACGCAGAGATAGTGATCAATAATGCTAGTATTCGTTATATTGACTAGACCCTTCAGTGACTATCTGCTCCCATAAGTGTGAAGCGAAGCGCGTAGTAATTTACAGAGAAATTAGCACTGTACAAACCGCGCTAAGTCACATGATTTAGGCCTCTCGACTAATCGAAACACCAAAACTCTGGAGGATTTGTCCCGTAATGAAGCGAAGCTTAGGTTCGCTCCTACAGTGCATACACTATGTGTATGTAATCACTGTTACGGAGCTTATCTataagcttcgcttcaatcAAAGTGTATATAGGAGAGGGCTATTCTAGGCATCCAGATCTATAGCTCTTtggtggatcctaattaCGGCAGTACGGCCCGTGGGTGCCGAGCCTCTTGTATTGAGCCCCAGGTTCTGACAATTGCAACTCTCCGCCATGCAGGGCAACGTGACTGTCTCCTCACTGCTGAGGGGTCCATTCCCAACACCCCTATTCGCTAGCCGTTTGTCGCCGTTATGGGCTGCTTCAAATGCGACTGGTTATGTCTGCTGCGGCCCAACTTGCTCTCGCAGCGGCTGCAGTGTGAAATGCGTGAACTGCTCATCTTCGCAGACGATTGGACGTGAGGCACCGCCCGCTGCGGCGCAATGTGTTAACCGAGGCTTTCTTGCAGGCGCTCACACAGGATCTCCATGGCGCGTTCGTTGGGCAACCGTAAGCAAGGCTCGGACATTCGGCACTCTGGTGGGCAACCTGGTGACTGCGCACCCAAGCATAAAGGAGACTGGACTGCCCATGATTTGGGTCGGCTCAAAATTTTAGTCCATCGCCCTTCAACAAACACGCATTCGACGCTGACTGTCCGTAACTATCTTCACGCCAAGCTCATCAGACATCTTGACAGATCTGTCACCTCAGCAACATGTAAGCAGCTTCCTGACGAGCGCCTCTACTTCATCTAATGTGATCATCCACTCCTGGTGCTAATCATGTCCTCAACCATCCACTTCGCTAACGTCTTCTCAGGTGCACCACCACTGTAACCACCAAAACCGAGGTGAAGGGGAACGGCACGACCATCACCACCCAGACAACCAAATTTGCCGATTGCGGAAAATCAACCTGCCCCACCTCGGCATCCTACACTCCTCGCTAGCGAGCTTCGCTGTCGGAGTACGTGAACAAGGAGTGGCGGACACGCGGTCATTTTGTCAGTGGATGTTTCGGTCGCTGATGGTATTCTAGAGGGGATGGGAAGTGGATGGAACTTGGATCAAGCCAGCTGTCATTTCACCGTGCTCTCAGTTCAGCCCTCCCTAGGACAACATTCAACGAGAGAGTGTGGTGACCAGACATCGCCGTGCCCCTCGGGATTGCTTTTTCCGCTTGTTTGTGCCGCGTATATCGAACCCAAGATCCGATTCTTGGAGGATCGTGTGTTTACCGTGTTTGAACCCGGGTTACGGGAGCAGTGTCAGAACCGGAGGATTGGTGCCCTGCCCACAGCTCAATCATGCCCGCAACCCCTCGCCCGAGCACCTCGGCGCAACTATCGGGCCGGCCTCCCTCGGCACCGCGTCTCGTACTTCGGCTcagcccggcccggctgGGAACACCTCGCAAGGAAGATGCACACGTATGGAAGACGCGGATTGGTCGCCTCACTTTCGTATGCAACTCGGGGAGCTTGGGACCAAGCATCTTGGGGGCACTAGCACAGTTGGCACGGCAACAAAGCCCATTGGGCGTAAATATACGTAGGGCGCTAAGTAGTGCATGAGCACTTACAGTTAAGAAAGGGAAAGATTTACAAGCAAAGTGACGGAATGATCGGAGGCAGGCCGTTGGGCATCAAAGGAGGCGCCAAAGAGCATGCTCGACTGCTGGACCAGGCATCCGGGGGGACTGAGGGGATGGAACCTGCATTCCGTACGAGGGGAGAAAAAGGGtgtgggggggaggggggggggcaacatagagagaggaagagggtggccagcgttcaatgcaaccaCTTCGACCCCCATACCTGCGCTGCTCCCCCTTAGAGTGTTCTTTGCCCGGACGTATGTCAAGCTCATGCAGTGGTTACTCCATCACTATCAGCATCATCACCCTTCCCCGAGAGCACCGGCTCCGACAGTTGgatcggcgccgcccggccaGGCGGGCTGGATGACTGTAATTAGAATCAATCAACCCCAGATATCCGGGAGCACAACCGCAGCCGAATAGGCGCCCTCTTTGTCACAGTCTTCTTTCTAATGTAGAGATCAATACGCCCATCGTCGGTCCACTGCCGCCCGCAGTTGTCGCACATCACCGCGCGCCCGCACACCTGGTTGTTTGCCGTCGACGAAGATGGTGTCGTAAACTAGTCCGCCTCGCCCGACGCGCTGTTATCGTTGTACAGCACCAGGATGCTGATGCATGGGCCCGACGGGGACGTCGCCGTGGGCGTCAGTTTGTTGGCCGCCCGTGAAGGTGTCCGAGATTCGTCTCCAAAGCCAACGCCGCTGCTTCCACCGCGCCACTACCGCCGTCGTTGCTACTTGGGGGGCCGGTATCAGGGGGACAGGCGATTCTCCGAGGATCCCGCCACCCAGCCAGCTCTCGGTGAAAGCGATGTTGAGCGGATCAGAAGTGAGCgttggggagggggggggggggggggtaaGTGCGGAAGGGGGCAGAACGACGacgcagggcggcgagcagccgATGTTGGCCGTAGGCTCCGGGTTCGTCCAGATGCCCCAATCGTTGTAGGCCGGCTCGCCGCCACCACTGCCAGACCGGATCGTCTGTTTGCAGGCCGCAGCCGGGCAGTGTCCCCGCTGCCAGGCGAAGTCGCAgtgctggtgccggtggCAAACACGTTACCGTTGCGCGAGAGCGAGAGGACTACGTCTGCGACATGGCCGTTGAACGACACGTTTCCGTGGTAGAGACCGGACTTGCTGTCGGGAGTGTCGCTCCAGGTGCCAAGCTGGACCACGCCGCCGATGCTGATTGAGACATCGGCGGGTGAGTTCAGGAGCGCGCTGTAAAACAATGCGTCTCCCATGGCCGATTGCGGAAACGGCAGACAGGCTCCTTACTGCTGCCGCGCGAGCGCCTCAAAGGCGGAGACGACGCCGTACGCCTGCATCAACTGTGCCCGATTAGCCATGTCGAACGCTCCGTTTGCTGGCGACTGATTCTGGGCTGCCACCAGCAGTTCCAGCTGACGCAGCGCACTGGTGACCAGCATGGCAAAAGCCCGGGTGTCCGAGGTAGCACGCGCAAACATGGCCATCGCCAACAGCGCCTGCACCGACAACAAGCCCGGCTCCTGCAGGATCAGCTCGGACATCACCGTCGTGGCGTTCCGGTAGAAGGCCCGCTGATAGATGGAcaactcggcctcggcgcctGGCGCCATCTTCGCGCGGAGGGCGAGCGCGATAACCGCGTTGACGAGGGCCCATCTGGCAGGGTTACCGGCGGGCTcggctgggccggctgcgAGTTGGGCGTCGAGGAGAGGGACGAACGTGGCCAGGTCGAGCAGCTGGTGCTCGGCCATCTTCGAAGGTGATCTGCATGAGTCGCCTCCAGATGTGCGGTGGGACAAGTGGGATGAACTGGCGCCGACCGGCACTGACCTCCGCAACACCTGCGTCTAGCGTCTTTTTAAGGCCATGCCAATCTAGGAAAAGGAAGTTTGTGTTCACGGAAGTGTCAGGTCTGGGGCCTGGCTGGACATGAGCTGGGATAGCAACAGAAGGAGCGCGGCGTGGCGCGGGCCCGGCGGTCAAACTGTCGGTCAAAGGCGATGCCGAGTTGTTAGATATCAACGGAGAGGAAGCTGAAACCCGTTGAGTCCCGACTACTGAATGTGCGGCACTCTCAGCACTTTCTTTGCTAGCGCGAAGTCAGCGGACAGGGTTGCAAACGGCCTTAGTGTGTTCCGACCTGAACTTCTTCCCGGGGCCGCGAGTCTTGCGAACCGTTGGGTACTCGCAGAGCGCGCCGCGTGCGAGACAGTTGCTACAACTGGGCTTGCCACCGTCACAACGGTTCTTGCGGACCTTGCAGCGCGTACAAGCCTGGCATCCATCAGCATCAGAGCCTGGAACCGGGGGTAAATTCAAAGGATCTCGATCTCCGGGACGGCCTCACTATGAAGATTCTAGTTGGTTTCGGGGGCGGTTCTGGTCTTTCCACCTCTTGTTGCGTCAGCTCAATCGCATCGAGATCCATAGCGCTTGGCTCGGCTCGATCCAAGGATCGCTAACATAAACATCCGATCTGCTTCCGCTTTTACATCCGCTACACCGTCGAGCCTTTACCCaagggccaaaggaaaagtgggtattttcgcagccctctcttcctctagaagagaggggcacaaaattgcTGGACACCCCAAAAAAACCGGACACCTCCCCACCTAATTTTGTATACGAACGCGTCCTAGCACAGGGGATCACAACCGCGTCAACCGCATCAATTTGAAGCTATTGCCGCTAGCCAACTTGCAAGTGGTGATGTTTTTTATAGTGTTTTGACGCGCTATACCCAGATCTTCGAACCTCCCGCCCAAGCTACGTAGTGTATACGTCGCCCACTagctcaacaacgcccttgCGTACTACTATACCAACTATCTTCGAGGTAAGGCCAATAGCTATACGATGTCTTCTCTTtgtattatagctaagcggtttagctatagcaaattatagatcgctatatatcttaaggCTCTTTGTGATACTAGCTCGCTAGTACTAAATACCTATTGTATCGCTAGGTGGCCACGCGCGCTTACAGATATAGAAGACAGTGCCCTCGATATATATACGGAGTGGCTATCTACCTTAGGATCCTtacctatataggatctCATTAAGAGCATTGCAAATCGCCTATAGGCACACTATGTTCCTCCTATAGGCCTTGTCAGCTACGCCTAGTAGGCACGTTGGCGGTTCGATCatcctatatactttataacgagtaggaagctagtagaggctATACAACTATCTGCTTAGTAATAGATCGATAAGCTAAACGAGTTCTTTAACTGCTATAAAGATACTATTAAGAGGtttaagattatagtagctagttgttGGAACGTCGATAAGATAGGCTACCGCTTAGTGATGTTGAACAGGAAGTTCTAGATCCTAGCTAttaagacgaagaagaataGGAAGGTTAGGGGTTGTTCCTTAATACTGAGGGTCTATTATCTGCTTACTATATTATTTTCTTAGCTAGAGCTCCTCGACCTTTATAATAGGGAGTCGATAACCCTAATTGGCTATACTAATGCCGTTAGCAACGCtattcctatatatagtatctttaagtagtagctaaACGAGAACTGGAACGTCGACGGCCTTGATAGCGAGATACGGTTTAACGCtataacgtgctagccttatagcgtctacagaCAAGCGTACGatattctattcaactaccttaaggaaaggaaaaggagaagtactGGCTACGGTCCTTGTATacagagttttcaggggctcgcgaagtgAGTTCGggccaacgttattctaggcgcgagaTGGGCCTACCACGGGTCCACCCCAAGGCCGCCACAGATCCTAGGCgcagccctatatacctagcccaggtatagcctagtctgtaatataccccccccccgccccgctAGGTAGTCCAGTTAGGGTATATACGACGCTACGTCGAACATTAGCGTAGTCGGGTTCGAGGTAGCTACCTGCTAAGGCCTTGCTATTTATAGCcgtcctattgcctaggcttaagttgtttatttatatcgccTTAGCAAATCGCTAATTAGCCCCTTCCTTGCTTTAcacatttatatagagtaacTGCACTATATTGAGTATACCTattgattatatataattcaACCTTGCTTATTGCTATTAAAActcctcttcttatataattcgactttcttatatttctCTCCTAtacttaacgtatatatccCCCTCCTCTCTTACGATCTATTCTCTTCCCTCTTTGTATATCGATATCGTCTCCCTATCctaccttatatacgttCCTCTCCTTTCGTATATTCACCTTACatctatctatatccttaagTACACTACTTATTTCTGCTTTAGCTCTGGCTAGAGTCTCTTTGTCTACTACCccaatagcgatatagttcTTAAAACTCGCTTactacgtttatatataggatcgcTAAAATGTTAGTCGCTACTATTGCTCTTagagatagagatataggctactatCCTAGTAGCAATAATAATgaagactataatataagtacTTCTAGGATAACCTtattatagacctaagtCGCTTATTAACTATAATGTTATAGAATCGAAATAATTGTTAGAAGAATAATAAGCTGTCGATCAGTAGGTTCGTTGTCGAAGGAGACTCCAATAATAAGGAAAACGAACTACTCCCTAACAaaggagagttctatatatagtatattgctcacctctttagtagtactaaggtcgaatatatacctagctatagcaaatcTTATAAAGAATGTTGCaaggcttatataatatacaAATAGAACTCTACattataggcaataaacCCTTGCCTTTagtctagtctaaagaaaatcctTAAGGTATacaatataggctaggctatcgagaccTCTACCTAGAAGAAGACAAGCTTGTAGCCcgcctattatatagtccttaaacGTAAATTCCAAAAGCTAGTATAGTCTTTCTAAACTACTTTTAACAAcgtataggcgtattataTCCCTACTTAGCTAGCTCTACTCCCCCCGTCTACTACTGAGTAGACCCCGACTTATACTATCCCTTAGACCCTAGGTGCCTcccctactatactaagccACTATAGGGCCCTAGTGCCCTATAATTTGCCTACCTCCTCTCTAGACGCCTCCGCTTAGCTAGCCGCCTATCTTACCTATCGCCTAATAAGTAACGAGGAAGCCTACTAGCGTAAAATGCACTATCTAGTCGACGCTATTATAACAGTTGTTAACATTAACAACTATCTTATTAACTATGTTTTAAGTTCactatagtctagcccctCTCTATAAGGCGGCTATAGCTCGACTCTTACTAGGTACAATATTGCCCTAGTCCCCTTCGCCCTATGTCCCTAGTACTACTTATCCTTGTTTACtaagaaccttatatatatctatcgCAAATATATTAATCCCTCTCCCTAGACCTTTAGTAAGTCTAGTAGATAGCTAATTATAGAGGTGCTCTCGTCgttagataagggtgctaAGCACTTGCCTACTAGCGACCTAGTGCTATCTAGAGACaaagaggctatagagtagggctagagacAGCTCTATCTCctattatagccttattCCCACTTTATTCTACGTCTCAACCCTCTATCGAACCAACTTACCAACTAGAGTAGCTATAGCAATTTTGATATCTACCCTTGTCCTACCTTAGAGATCCTAGAGTAGGTTATACGTCGGCTATTAACCTCGCCTCCTATTAGCTTACgcctaggtatcctatagtactataggattgaTGCTAGGgtaaggctagaggactacCTACATTTAAGGAAGTAGACCTAGTTAGTATATTAAAGCCTCTCTACACTTATATTTCTTTTGTTATTTTTTTATAATAAGGTTGTAGCTAAATATATTAGagtaactatatacctagtagtactattgagctatatctattctattatagtcattttttatagagtagttggtatataaatataacgtttTCCCTTTCGCCTTCTATTCGACactagcctatcgttatATTATATGTCTCTCTATTCCTATTTAAACTCgttaaacgtagtagtatctaagaagttctctagaGGCTTCTACGTTAGTTTGTTGTAACCTACTTATTTAAtgtatatatcgtagttattccctctccctctaGCGTTCTAAATTTTAAGGATCGTCTCTACCTTATACTTCTACTAGGGAACACCCTCcttcgatataacctatatagggtctagccgcttatctataactttctataatAAGAGTAGGTTAGAGGCTACTCACTCGACTAGgtcaatatagaaggttgggTATAGACCGCTTAGTATATCGAGTATAACTATTAGGGGGGTAGGGACTACGACTACCTTGTACTTAGCATTTAACTAGTTAAGTttcttactagggcggttcgtctttatattatatagggagagctataccttatcCCCTACCTTAAATCGCTTAGCTAGGTAGCAAGAACGATTTACattcgtctactactactactatatatatacgatagctacttaggtccACTCTATCCCCTTCTTCAGATAGTGgaagaacctagctatatagccttctagagACGCTATAAACGTCGTTaagattataataagttatataagacttatatcaaacctatagagaaggtagttCGAActtaccctagttatagacaagtccctatTATTAAGTACGAattagtaggctaggagatatttaggctagttatattatataaaggagacgaagatctagaggatagcctatacctcttagttgacttactctattcccctatccgtctagggatagtaaaAAGTCGATAGAAGCTGCTCTACCCCTACcactttatatagtatagtctaaAACCTATTTAACTAGTCCgacctatagtcggttataatttgagttaagaacctatagaagcgctactatacgttatagaactagagaaTATACTTTTCTACTCCTATTAACTATATTaccttaagctatatatatttagaaaGGTAGTtggtaattactataaggtagctaagcGCTCCCTTGTCTCTTATAGAGAAGttggttataaagtcaatagagatctacttcTAAAAGCGATTAAAGATAGGCAAAGGTTGTAAAAGCCCTTGATATAGCTGCTAGGAGATCTTGCTCTAGCGATACTAGTTGCAGTTCCTAATGAACCACTTTatattagacgatataaggtcctagtagtaatctctctaaagcattttaaatagcctattacactctaggtatcctaatataactaagttatagattcgctagataattatagtagttaggggcttctatatagggagctagagacggctatagaactagagtgtgccttatatattaaaggagtagtctacAATCTAGGTTTATATTACGTTCGtctcctttagaaacttctaagctctattacaaatagcttagagctagtaagcGTAGTACTTATCTTTAACAATACTCttatcctatagggctataagcTGCTTATCCttgaagagcgtctctcctataggcaacctagcctcctcctatacgCTAGTCTAGTACACCTTAATCggagggagtagctaggcgatacgCTAGCTATCTTTAAGCTCGTCTTGTTTACGCTAAGAGAGTGTATTAGGGCGtaaagcctaggatcctagctagtactttagctcgaagttgaatagAGAGAGCGTCTCTATCTATTAGGCTTGCTATTCATTaattagatatagctaggtaaagtacttaaggttcttatagttggTTAAGATaataaagggggctactatactttGAAGCTTTGCTAATTAGGCCTtaagatataagataatagccaatagctctttattatagatagtatagttgtatttaacaaagcttagttttatagagtagtaggctatagggtaaagaactTTGTCCTTTCCCCGCTAAGACAAGTATCtactaagtgctatactagaatagtccaCTTCTATAATTGTCTCTCTCTTAAGATCCTATTAGACGAGGATCAACTTcgatataaacgtagccttaagtatatcgaaggcgtcctactcctctttgccctagtGGAAAAGGATATTTTTATAggtaaagtatattaataggGCTATCTTTTCAAAGAAGTTAGAGATAAAGTTATAATAGAAATTAGCGAATcttaggaagctctatacttcTTAGACCTTATAAggtacctcctacttataaatggccttgatcttcttagggttagggcgGATATAGACCCTtgcctctataatataccctaggtatttaacttcctttactataaatatatatttttTGAGGTCTAAGTtgaggcctatatcccttagtctttggaggaccttatataccttccttatataaTCCTTTTAGCTCCTATTCGAGTATACTAAAACGTTGttaagatatactattatatagtctcctagcgtTAGACTAAGGacgttgttaatatatctctagaacgttatagaaatatctataagcctaaaggaGCAAACTAGCTACtcgaatagtctaaaccttatataaaatactataaagtacttgtcccctttagctatctagatatagtagaatatagccctaatatctagctttataagctatttagccctagctagggacCAAAGAGTCTCTTTAATTAGGGGGAGTAAGTACTAGTCCTATTTAATAATCTTGTTCAAggcttagtagtctatatagaacctctatcctcctcctagcttctttataaagaggacTAAGGCGACTATTgataaggagcttacctagat belongs to Thermothielavioides terrestris NRRL 8126 chromosome 5, complete sequence and includes:
- a CDS encoding glycoside hydrolase family 71 protein (CAZy_ID 270203), with product MAEHQLLDLATFVPLLDAQLAAGPAEPAGNPARWALVNAVIALALRAKMAPGAEAELSIYQRAFYRNATTVMSELILQEPGLLSVQALLAMAMFARATSDTRAFAMLVTSALRQLELLVAAQNQSPANGAFDMANRAQLMQAYGVVSAFEALARQHALLNSPADVSISIGGVVQLGTWSDTPDSKSGLYHGNVSFNGHVADVVLSLSRNGNRGHCPAAACKQTIRSGSGGGEPAYNDWGIWTNPEPTANIGCSPPCWRGGSSGVGFGDESRTPSRAANKLTPTATSPSGPCISILVLYNDNSASGEAD